A single genomic interval of Gossypium raimondii isolate GPD5lz chromosome 11, ASM2569854v1, whole genome shotgun sequence harbors:
- the LOC105803209 gene encoding putative E3 ubiquitin-protein ligase XBAT35 isoform X1 has translation MGQKLDTMRQKQSKDELLYQAAIAGNVDGIKSLCREGAGLEWIDRDGKTALIVACMNPELIDVAKTLIEMGANVNAYRPGRNAGTPLHHAAKRGLEQTVKLLLSRGANFLLRNDDCQTPLEVARNKGCTNIVRAIENHICCFSGWFREFHGPRFLGGFAPQLLSRKIWVVIIPCGSGNPMRPPRFELAIYSTLQDAQPQTVIALWKAKIEEPKFLKSDPALVIFDQTTKTRYKIASGNEGDKQQLQWLYSACKGNLQVVPSPTVLDTQTSSAANAHQTVAESPERNNNWCSGAVDANGWEISTNAESYNGWGPTDGREHSELGNTGWMDGPTRKDYNGWGVLDSGPSVQTLGDHSGWMGARTKKENDWDSRPTGKQSLQSLLDPPAHVQTSGLNASMSPSAPPIPDDVLVEEPSQYPSIDFNPVHLPATTTTDHGASTTNDAKGDGSSSCIICWEALVEGACIPCGHMAGCMSCLNEIKAKNGLCPVCRSKIDKVIRLYTI, from the exons ATGGGTCAGAAACTTGATACGATGCGCCAAAAGCAATCAAAAGACGAGTTGCTTTATCAGGCTGCAATTGCCGGGAACGTGGATGGCATTAAATCTCTTTGCAGAGAAGGTGCTGGCCTTGAG TGGATAGACAGAGATGGAAAGACTGCCCTCATTGTGGCATGCATGAATCCTGAATTAATAGATGTGGCCAAGACACTGATTGAAATGGGTGCCAATGTCAATGCTTACCGCCCTG GACGTAATGCAGGGACTCCGTTACATCATGCTGCAAAAAGAGGCCTGGAGCAAACTGTTAAGCTGCTTCTTTCTCGTGGCG CTAATTTTTTATTGAGGAATGATGATTGTCAGACACCGCTTGAGGTTGCCAGAAATAAAGGGTGTACAAATATTGTCCGTGCAATTGAG AATCATATTTGCTGTTTCTCTGGCTGGTTTCGGGAGTTTCACGGTCCAAGATTCCTTGGTGGATTTGCTCCTCAGTTGTTATCAAGGAAAAT CTGGGTTGTGATTATACCTTGTGGTTCTGGTAATCCCATGAGGCCTCCCAGATTCGAGCTTGCAATATATTCCACTTTGCAG GATGCCCAGCCTCAGACGGTCATCGCTCTTTGGAAGGCCAAAATTGAAGAACCCAAATTTCTTAAATCAGATCCAGCACTTGTCATATTTGATCAGACTACCA AAACTCGATACAAGATTGCATCTGGAAATGAGGGAGACAAGCAGCAGCTTCAATGGTTATATAGTGCATGCAAAGGAAATCTTCAG GTTGTCCCGTCCCCAACAGTTCTTGATACCCAAACTTCAAGTGCAGCAAATGCACATCAAACTGTTGCTGAATCTCCAGAACGTAATAATAACTGGTGCTCTGGGGCAGTTGATGCAAACGGTTGGGAGATTTCTACAAATGCTGAAAGTTATAATGGATGGGGTCCTACTGATGGACGGGAACATTCAGAGCTAGGTAACACAGGATGGATGGATGGACCAACCAGAAAGGATTACAATGGTTGGGGTGTGTTAGATTCTGGACCCTCTGTCCAAACCCTTGGAGATCACAGTGGTTGGATGGGTGCACGAACTAAAAAAGAGAACGACTGGGATTCTAGACCTACTGGTAAACAAAGTCTCCAAAGCCTCTTGGATCCTCCTGCCCATGTCCAAACAAGTGGACTCAATGCTTCCATGTCTCCATCTGCTCCACCAATTCCTGATGATGTTTTAGTTGAAGAACCAAGTCAGTATCCTTCAATTGATTTCAATCCAGTGCATTTGCCTGCTACGACAACAACAGATCATGGAGCCTCAACCACAAATGATGCTAAAGGAGATGGTTCTTCCTCTTGTATAATATGTTGGGAAGCTCTGGTAGAAGGTGCATGCATCCCCTGTGGTCATATGGCTGGTTGCATGTCTTGCTTAAATGAGATAAAGGCCAAAAATGGACTATGCCCCGTTTGCCGAAGCAAGATAGATAAAGTTATACGGCTCTATACCATATGA
- the LOC105803209 gene encoding putative E3 ubiquitin-protein ligase XBAT35 isoform X2, producing MSMLTALDVMQGLRYIMLQKEAWSKLLSCFFLVATPLEVARNKGCTNIVRAIENHICCFSGWFREFHGPRFLGGFAPQLLSRKIWVVIIPCGSGNPMRPPRFELAIYSTLQDAQPQTVIALWKAKIEEPKFLKSDPALVIFDQTTKTRYKIASGNEGDKQQLQWLYSACKGNLQVVPSPTVLDTQTSSAANAHQTVAESPERNNNWCSGAVDANGWEISTNAESYNGWGPTDGREHSELGNTGWMDGPTRKDYNGWGVLDSGPSVQTLGDHSGWMGARTKKENDWDSRPTGKQSLQSLLDPPAHVQTSGLNASMSPSAPPIPDDVLVEEPSQYPSIDFNPVHLPATTTTDHGASTTNDAKGDGSSSCIICWEALVEGACIPCGHMAGCMSCLNEIKAKNGLCPVCRSKIDKVIRLYTI from the exons ATGTCAATGCTTACCGCCCTG GACGTAATGCAGGGACTCCGTTACATCATGCTGCAAAAAGAGGCCTGGAGCAAACTGTTAAGCTGCTTCTTTCTCGTGGCG ACACCGCTTGAGGTTGCCAGAAATAAAGGGTGTACAAATATTGTCCGTGCAATTGAG AATCATATTTGCTGTTTCTCTGGCTGGTTTCGGGAGTTTCACGGTCCAAGATTCCTTGGTGGATTTGCTCCTCAGTTGTTATCAAGGAAAAT CTGGGTTGTGATTATACCTTGTGGTTCTGGTAATCCCATGAGGCCTCCCAGATTCGAGCTTGCAATATATTCCACTTTGCAG GATGCCCAGCCTCAGACGGTCATCGCTCTTTGGAAGGCCAAAATTGAAGAACCCAAATTTCTTAAATCAGATCCAGCACTTGTCATATTTGATCAGACTACCA AAACTCGATACAAGATTGCATCTGGAAATGAGGGAGACAAGCAGCAGCTTCAATGGTTATATAGTGCATGCAAAGGAAATCTTCAG GTTGTCCCGTCCCCAACAGTTCTTGATACCCAAACTTCAAGTGCAGCAAATGCACATCAAACTGTTGCTGAATCTCCAGAACGTAATAATAACTGGTGCTCTGGGGCAGTTGATGCAAACGGTTGGGAGATTTCTACAAATGCTGAAAGTTATAATGGATGGGGTCCTACTGATGGACGGGAACATTCAGAGCTAGGTAACACAGGATGGATGGATGGACCAACCAGAAAGGATTACAATGGTTGGGGTGTGTTAGATTCTGGACCCTCTGTCCAAACCCTTGGAGATCACAGTGGTTGGATGGGTGCACGAACTAAAAAAGAGAACGACTGGGATTCTAGACCTACTGGTAAACAAAGTCTCCAAAGCCTCTTGGATCCTCCTGCCCATGTCCAAACAAGTGGACTCAATGCTTCCATGTCTCCATCTGCTCCACCAATTCCTGATGATGTTTTAGTTGAAGAACCAAGTCAGTATCCTTCAATTGATTTCAATCCAGTGCATTTGCCTGCTACGACAACAACAGATCATGGAGCCTCAACCACAAATGATGCTAAAGGAGATGGTTCTTCCTCTTGTATAATATGTTGGGAAGCTCTGGTAGAAGGTGCATGCATCCCCTGTGGTCATATGGCTGGTTGCATGTCTTGCTTAAATGAGATAAAGGCCAAAAATGGACTATGCCCCGTTTGCCGAAGCAAGATAGATAAAGTTATACGGCTCTATACCATATGA
- the LOC105803208 gene encoding rho-N domain-containing protein 1, chloroplastic isoform X2, with translation MQERHKKRFLLELHQNPPKPMSHALHLVSNNVPDCRYRSCSGISGRALTLSPCSSYSERRICSLVKMRSSKCGSRGIPFACKASSGGHRRSPDFSRQRHGLQGRNRQNEDKYSFENLDESEMLSSKNGPVLSLSGSTNFQATAAPSPREKEIVELFKKVQAKLRERAAAKEDKRAEALQRKSNESETVDSLLKLLRKHSVEQGKKNDGIGNSSDLHLDHPEVNDSSIEDKSSSFFDSNVRVKTEDKKTYAPTLSRPASNFRRKSPVLRTKYQQVYSSEETINSDRNLSLVESPAAPDDLPELESESEPESIYQEPNMLDELSESKSTDVGTDESERQVEHEDLSALKVQELRALAKSRGLKGFSKMKKSELVVLLS, from the coding sequence GCAGATATCGCTCCTGCTCAGGTATTTCTGGAAGAGCCTTGACATTATCTCCTTGCTCTTCATATAGCGAACGCAGAATTTGTTCGCTGGTGAAGATGAGATCTTCAAAATGTGGTTCCAGGGGAATAccttttgcatgcaaagcaagtTCTGGTGGTCATAGGAGGAGCCCTGACTTCTCAAGGCAAAGACATGGGTTGCAAGGTAGGAATAGGCAAAATGAAGACAAATATAGTTTTGAAAATCTTGATGAATCTGAAATGTTATCTTCGAAAAATGGGCCAGTTCTCTCGCTATCCGGTTCGACAAATTTTCAAGCTACAGCAGCCCCATCTCCAAGGGAGAAGGAGATTGTGGAGCTTTTCAAGAAGGTCCAAGCTAAACTTCGAGAAAGAGCAGCTGCTAAAGAAGATAAGAGAGCTGAAGCCTTACAAAGAAAAAGCAATGAGAGTGAAACAGTTGATTCGCTCCTTAAACTGTTGAGGAAACACTCAGTCGAACAAGGAAAGAAAAATGACGGCATTGGCAACAGCAGCGACCTGCATTTGGATCATCCGGAAGTGAATGACTCTTCCATTGAAGATAAAAGCTCCAGCTTCTTTGATTCTAATGTTAGAGTGAAGACCGAGGACAAAAAAACTTATGCCCCTACTTTAAGTAGACCAGCATCAAATTTTCGACGCAAGTCACCTGTTCTGCGAACAAAATATCAGCAAGTTTATTCCAGTGAGGAGACCATAAATTCAGACAGAAATTTGAGTTTGGTTGAGTCACCTGCTGCGCCTGATGACTTGCCGGAACTAGAGTCTGAATCTGAGCCTGAGTCAATCTATCAAGAACCTAACATGTTGGATGAGTTGTCAGAGAGCAAATCTACGGATGTTGGTACAGATGAGAGTGAACGGCAGGTTGAACACGAAGATCTCAGTGCATTGAAGGTACAAGAACTAAGGGCACTTGCAAAATCTCGGGGTTTGAAAGGATTCTCCAAAATGAAGAAGAGCGAGTTGGTGGTCCTGCTGAGTTAG